Within the Spirochaetales bacterium genome, the region ATTTTGATGTGTTGGCGATCGACACCGTGAAGATACGCGCGAACGCATCATATAAACGATTCAAGACACTCTCCGGAATGAAAGAAGAGCGAAGGAAAATAAGGGAAAGGATCAAGGAATTGATCGAGAAGACGGATGAAGAGAGTACGATTGAACAGGAAATGCTTGAAAAGCGTAAAGCAACGCTGGAAGCCGGTGTAAAAGCCCTCAAGAAACGTATTGAAGAAGAAGGAGCCGGGAGGACGGAAACGGAGAAGAATAAGTTGGAAGAGAAGATGAAAATCAATATGATCGATTCTGATTGTTCTCTTCTGCAATAGGCAAACAAGGAAATCAATCCGGCATACAGCGTGACAACAACGGCAGACAGCGGAAGCGATTTCATTATCCACTTTCAGGTGAACGACAGATGCAATGACGCTGAAGCGTTAATGGAAGCGGCAACCGGGAGTGAAGAGAAAGCCGGGGGACGACACAGGATAATAGTTGCGGATGCCGGATTTGCATCGATGGATAATTACGAGAAGCTGGATGAAGCCGAACAGGAAGCGCTGATACCTGACAAACTGCTGGACGTCGAGATTCATAATAAAACCACAAAAGGAGAATATGACAGATCACGATTTCTATATGAGAAGAAGCAGGATCGCTATAAATGTCCGTGCGGGAAGCTGCTTGACAGGAAAGGCGATGTGAAGCAATCCGGTCGCTATTACGCTCGTTATGCGAATCTCGAAGCATGCAGGAAATGCCCTCAACGGGCACTATGTACGAAGTCGTCTCACAGGGTTATATTACGTGATAAAAATGAAGAGGTGCGCGAGCGAATGAGAAAGAGGATGAAAAAGAAGCAAAACAAGAAAAGATATAAGCAGCGTTCGCATACCGTTGAATCACCATATGGTCAAATAAAACATAATCTGAAATACAGAATATTCATGAGAAGGGGAAAAGCAAAGGTGATGATGGAAGCGGCGCTCTTGTTCATGCTTCATAACATTATCAAAATCGGATCGAATTAAAGCAACGCTGTATATATGGCATAACACCTGAAGAATAAACAAAGATAACGGCGTAACATAACATAATCAGGCAGGCTCTATCAGTCCGGCTTTTGTCTTTATGAAAAGAGTTAAATCGACATCCTGAATGGTTATTTTAGCAATGACGGCAAAAAAGGTTATTTTGATGAAGCATTACTTCGGGACTGGGAGATAGGCGCAGCCGGGTCCGACGACAACCATGTGGGTACCTTTGGCACACGAAATGATTATCGACTCGCCGTTATCGCACAGGCATTAACGAAGGCAGCAATCTATAATGCACTAAAAAACGCTGTTTTTATTCGACCGCCGATAAAAACTTGTGTTATCGTTTTGTATGAATGGAAGCAGGATGGGCGGAAAAGTAGTGGCCGGAAATTGCAATATTGTTATTAATGCTTTCGATAATGAAAATTTTGATCGGCTTGAACTACTTGAAAATGGCGAGGTTATTCGCGGGTGGAGTGGTAACAGTTCAAGCTTTGTAATAACAGAATCATTGACAGTAGATGCGGGAGATTATTATTATGTACGGATTCATCAGGTTGATGGTGATGAGGCAATTTCTTCACCGATTCATATCTATTGAAAGCCGTGTTCACCGGCCGCATCAGATATGAAGGTCTATGTCGAAATTATGTATGACTGTTATATAAATAGATAGTGGTACTTTATATCGCTTTTCAGTGTGATAAAACGGAGTGGGAATCCCATGTTTTATGATGATTATTCAAATGAAAATTGCCTGATTGAAGTCTGTCCTTGAAAACAACATAACCGTCGTAGTAATATGACAGCGTCTCCAATACCGCGTTCTCCGGCATACATCCGGCCTCACGCGTGAAACCGGCATATAGATGAATGTAATGTATCCGGCCAAATGGTACACTGTCGAACATGTCCTCCAGTGTAGGCATAGACGGGCAATCAAGTGCGTACTTAATCCTGTTCCATGCGTTATCCATGACAAATGACAATCCTTCATAATCTCCGCTGTTACGGTTTCTCTCCGGTTTTATTCCTTCAAGTGCTATCCATATATCGTGAGCAGCCGCCAGCGTATCGAGATAAAAAAGCAACTCAAATAGCCTTTTCATATCATCGTCATGGCCGGTTACGGGAAAATCGAGTTTGCCGGGATTGATCACCACGGTATCCGCTTTGACTATCGATGCAAATTCGAAGATGCGGGCGATCTGTGTATATGATATATCGATGAGGTGATTTTCTGAATACGGGGGTGTATTCTTAAAAGGGGAACAGTGTAAAGAAAGTCGTAATCCGAGTTCAAGACCGGTAATCCCGATATTATGTCCGGATACACCGGATTCAATCAGCCGCCCGTACGGTAATTCAGCGGCCGTGAATCCCGACTGTTTTATTTCCTTCATTGCTTCTGTTACCGGGAGATGTGAGAAAGCAAGACATGGCACTCCGTAAATCATATAATCGATAATTACATTGAAATATTAGCAAATGATCATTAAATTTTGAGAATTATGCTAGTTTGTATAATGTATCTTTCCATTAATGTCCGAGGTTCGACAGAGAGGAATGGGATATAGTAAAAAATTCATGCATGATTAATCGGATACTAACAATAACGATGACAATGTGTCATTCACAAAGGAGTACTGCGATATGATTATAAAAAAAAAGATTGAGTATGATGATAAAAGCGAATCCGGAAATAACCGGAAACATTTAATAAAGGTTTTAAAACGATACGTACCAGAAAGAGATCCCGCGGGAAGGAAAATTTCGAGAATCGCCACACAATTTTATTATGTTCGTCACGATGAAAGAATCGAAGATCTTGCGGACGATATAAAGGAAAACGATACAATAAGAGCGATTTGTATCGTTGATAAAGCAAACAAACCGATTGGTGCCATTATTGTGAATGATCTCCTCAATCTTTTAAGCAGGCCGTATGGAAGGGACGTCCTGCGGAATCATCCTGTAACGGAAGTAAAACAACAGGTACAAATTTTTCTGTATGACCGTAATATTCTCAGCGTGGCGGAATTGATATATCGGGCGATGAAAGCGGTAAAAACCACCTATTATTGTCTTGTCAAACACGACGGGACCTTTGCCGGAATATTTTCAACCCGTAATATGCTCGTCTATCTTTCGGAAATGACGCGAAAGGATATCATTCTGGCCAAAACCGTTCAGGGAAATATCGTAAAGGATCATGAGTGTATCGAAACGTCAGGTTTCAAGTTCCTTGGTTTCGTTTGCATGGCAAAAGAAGTAGGAGGTGATTTTTACTATATAAAAGAGTATGAGAAAAAAAAATGGATTATCGCGATCTGTGATGTTTCGGGGAAAGGGGTTGCCGCCGCGCTTGTCACATCGGTGATAGGCGGAATGATGAATATATTCGATTATTCAAAAGGCCTCGATTTTTTTATATCAAAGCTGAATGATTATATCTATCATACATTCGGACTGGACCGGTTTGTCACCGGCATTTTCTTGCACTTTGACGAGGATAAAGGAAACATCACCTTCTACGATTTCGGTCATTCATACATGTACATTCTCAAGGATAATTCGTTGACGACTATAAAAAACAAGGAAGTCAATCTACCACTCGGGATTTTAGCGAATACGGCATTCCGTGAAAATCAAATTTCACTTAAAAAGGGGGAATGCCTTCTTCTCCTGACGGACGGATTTTTCGATCAAACCAATGACAGTAAAAAGGCATATTCTTTAAGAAGAATCGCGGCACTTGTTAAAAAAATGAAAGATGAACCCCTTTTGAAACTAAAAACTTCGATTATGAATGATTTCCATCGATATCGGGAAAGCCAGCCGCAAATTGATGATGTTACTTTTGTGATGTTGAAATTTTGATATCGTCGGAGGATTCGCGATCAAAGGCGACCGGCCGACTTTACCTTGTTTTGCGGTTTTGCTTTTCCGAATATATAACCGGAGATATCATTGATCGAAAAGCATCCCCCGATGACTGCTCCTATATACTGATAGAACAATCTCCACAAAAGAAGAACGACGCCGAGCAAGTGAAGAGGAATATTGCGGGCGGCCAGAAATGTGAATAATGCTTCTCCCAATCCTGCGCTTCCGGGCGTGGGGATGAACGAGATGAGGAACAGAAGCAAAGCGCTCAATACGCAGCCGTCGATAAAATCGACATTGATACCGATAGCTTGAAATAAAAGCCAGAGCATAACGAGTCTACCGAAATAAAGGAATAAAATAAACACTGAACCGGTAAGGAGATTGAAAAGGTTTTTATTGAAAAAATGGAAGACTGCGCTTCGTGCTGAGATTATTTCCTTTGTTATCCTTTTTTTCAGTTGATAATCTTTTTTCAAAAGGCCGGTTTTTTTAAGCGATTTTTCGATAAACCCGGCCATACGAACAACCAAAAACGGGTAAATAAATCCGAGTATGAAAATGCCGGCCATAATTATAGTGAGAATGCCGGATAATAGGAACAGAATACTCAAACCCGAATATTCATTAATCTGTTCGCGGTAAGCGAAAAATGATATAATCCCTCCCGCGGTATTCAAACAAGAATAGATAAACAGTTTGCCGAACACGATGGAATACGCGTTACCGTAGGTGATATTGTATTGGGTCAATGCCTTTACTGCGGCGGGCTGCCCCCCGAAATTAAACGGGGTAATAACATTATAGAATATCCGTTTTGTCACGGCTTTGAAGGCGCCGGCAATGGTGACTTCAAAGCTGAAACCTTTTGCAAAAAAATAGAGGGAACATGTGTCGAAAATTCCGAGTCCCACCCACATCATGAAAAGGAATATCATGTAGTATATACTGATTTGACGAAAGACCATAATCGTTTTGGCGTTGAACGTCAATAAACTGATAAGGAAGATAACGATCATGCTGAGACCAAGCGTCAATAATAATCGCGGCAGGGGATAACCGGGTTTTTTTTGCTTTTTCATTCGAATATCGCGCTGCATTACGAAGGTTCCTTCACATATTTCGATTTTACAAAGGAACCGATTCCCTGCTGTTTCCAAATAAAATTGCTTAAAACGCCGGATATTCCTATATAAACGATATAAAACGGATGCAGCAGTTCGAGCAGTACAAATCCTTTTTTAAGCCGAAGTCGATTGAGTTTTTTCAGCCGGGGCAGCACGAGCAGTCCGTCTACGGTTAGTTTTCCGATAAAAAGGGATATAAAAAGAAAAGCGGCGTTTCCAAAAAACGGAATGAATAAAGGAGCCAGGCAGAGAATGAGGTTGAACAGAAAGATTCCCAGCATAATAATCGTGTATGACAGGCGTTTGTATACAAATACCTTGGAAGCCCAGCGCGAACGTTGATTCAATAGCGCTTTTGTAGTCGGGGCCGGAGCGGTCTCGACGATGGAGTCCGGATCAGAACAGTACACTATTTTTTTATCCGTTAATGTCGCGAATTTTTCAAGAAGCAAGTCGTCGTCGCCGGAAGCCACATGCTCGATCCCGTCGAATCCTCCGACCTCGAGGAAAAGGCTTTTTCGATATGAAAAATTATTTCCGTTATTGCAGGCGGGGTATCCAAGTCCGAAGTACCCGGCGCACAACAGACTCAAGGCGATATAATCGAGTTCCTGAAAACGCATAACGGGTGTATCTTTGCTTTTATGCGGGAGGCAGACAAACGAACAGACGCCCCCGATTGTTCCTTCCGGATCGTAACACCCGGCAATGGTTTTAATCCACCGATCCGACATGGTACTGTCTGCGTCGGTAAAAAGTAGTATTTCACCTCTGGCCTGTTCTATGCCTTTTTTGAGGGCGTATTTTTTTCTCGAACCGTACGGGCATTTTTCGGGCTGGTTGACGATGCGAAGGTTTCCGTATTTTTGCATATAGGCGCCGGCTATATCGGTAGTCCCGTCGATCGATGCATCATTGACAAGTACCACCTCGTATTTATCTCCCGGATATTGTTGATTCAACACACATTCGAGTGTCTCACCGATATGTTTTTCTTCATTCCTTGCGGCAATAATAATCGAAACAAACGGTTCATAGTGTCTGTATCGCTTCTGTTTCAATTTCAGCAACCCGATGTTGCCGAGCAGCATATTACCGAAATAAATGACGCAGGGGAAAATCAGGATGAGGATAAAAATTATCATGCAATACCTCCCGGTTGTATCGTTGTCGAACTATGTATTTTTTTTTTTAGGTTTATATTAATAAATGAATAGGTAAATAATAGCGGGCGTTTCTTTTTACAATATATGCCGTGTATATACTCCTCCATTCGTTCCTTTGCCTCATGAATAGAATAAGGAAAATATAACCTGTTATTAATACAATCATAACGCTATAAGTAGATGTTTTGAATGAAAAGGAGGGGATGATGTTATTGACGGATTTGCATATTCATTCTAATTTCAGCGACGGCCGGCATTCGATTCACGATATTGTCGACATTTACGGCAATGCCGGATTCGATGCCATAGCGATAACGGACCATCTCGCTGAAACGAATACATTGATAGGAAAAATAACGGAAAGGCTCGATGTCACATTGACGAAAAAGAACTTCGACAGTTATATCGAAACAATTGAAGAGGAGCGTGAACGTGCATGGAGACAATACGGTATGATTGTGGTAACCGGTTTTGAGATTACAAAAAACAATATTTCACCGCTGAAATCTTCACATATCGTTGCTCTTGATGTGAAAGAATTTCTATCCGCAGAGGATGATTCGGCCGTTATTCTGAAAAAAATACGTTCGATCGGCGGGCTCGGTATTGCGGCGCATCCGCTTTTTACCAGAAGACTCGAACCGCAGACATTTCATTTATGGCTGCGTAGGAAGGAATTACGGCACTATGTGGATGCCTGGGAAATAGGAAACGGATGGTTTTTTTCAAAGCATTTGAGTAAAACGGGACTACCGGTCATCGCGAACAGCGATTTTCATTATTTTTCGCAATTGACATCATGGAAAACCCTCGTCGATGCGAAGAAAAACAAGGATGATATACTCGACGGGATAAGAAGACAAAAGGTGCAATTTATTTTTTACAAGGCGGAGGATAAAATGTTACAGCCGGTTGTTTCCGGTTGCGCGGCATATTATTCCTCCTGATTACGATAACGTGTAAGGATGAAAAAATTGTGTGTCCGTGTTACGGTGAT harbors:
- a CDS encoding transposase; this translates as MTTTADSGSDFIIHFQVNDRCNDAEALMEAATGSEEKAGGRHRIIVADAGFASMDNYEKLDEAEQEALIPDKLLDVEIHNKTTKGEYDRSRFLYEKKQDRYKCPCGKLLDRKGDVKQSGRYYARYANLEACRKCPQRALCTKSSHRVILRDKNEEVRERMRKRMKKKQNKKRYKQRSHTVESPYGQIKHNLKYRIFMRRGKAKVMMEAALLFMLHNIIKIGSN
- a CDS encoding SpoIIE family protein phosphatase, with product MIIKKKIEYDDKSESGNNRKHLIKVLKRYVPERDPAGRKISRIATQFYYVRHDERIEDLADDIKENDTIRAICIVDKANKPIGAIIVNDLLNLLSRPYGRDVLRNHPVTEVKQQVQIFLYDRNILSVAELIYRAMKAVKTTYYCLVKHDGTFAGIFSTRNMLVYLSEMTRKDIILAKTVQGNIVKDHECIETSGFKFLGFVCMAKEVGGDFYYIKEYEKKKWIIAICDVSGKGVAAALVTSVIGGMMNIFDYSKGLDFFISKLNDYIYHTFGLDRFVTGIFLHFDEDKGNITFYDFGHSYMYILKDNSLTTIKNKEVNLPLGILANTAFRENQISLKKGECLLLLTDGFFDQTNDSKKAYSLRRIAALVKKMKDEPLLKLKTSIMNDFHRYRESQPQIDDVTFVMLKF
- a CDS encoding flippase-like domain-containing protein is translated as MQRDIRMKKQKKPGYPLPRLLLTLGLSMIVIFLISLLTFNAKTIMVFRQISIYYMIFLFMMWVGLGIFDTCSLYFFAKGFSFEVTIAGAFKAVTKRIFYNVITPFNFGGQPAAVKALTQYNITYGNAYSIVFGKLFIYSCLNTAGGIISFFAYREQINEYSGLSILFLLSGILTIIMAGIFILGFIYPFLVVRMAGFIEKSLKKTGLLKKDYQLKKRITKEIISARSAVFHFFNKNLFNLLTGSVFILFLYFGRLVMLWLLFQAIGINVDFIDGCVLSALLLFLISFIPTPGSAGLGEALFTFLAARNIPLHLLGVVLLLWRLFYQYIGAVIGGCFSINDISGYIFGKAKPQNKVKSAGRL
- a CDS encoding glycosyltransferase, yielding MIIFILILIFPCVIYFGNMLLGNIGLLKLKQKRYRHYEPFVSIIIAARNEEKHIGETLECVLNQQYPGDKYEVVLVNDASIDGTTDIAGAYMQKYGNLRIVNQPEKCPYGSRKKYALKKGIEQARGEILLFTDADSTMSDRWIKTIAGCYDPEGTIGGVCSFVCLPHKSKDTPVMRFQELDYIALSLLCAGYFGLGYPACNNGNNFSYRKSLFLEVGGFDGIEHVASGDDDLLLEKFATLTDKKIVYCSDPDSIVETAPAPTTKALLNQRSRWASKVFVYKRLSYTIIMLGIFLFNLILCLAPLFIPFFGNAAFLFISLFIGKLTVDGLLVLPRLKKLNRLRLKKGFVLLELLHPFYIVYIGISGVLSNFIWKQQGIGSFVKSKYVKEPS
- a CDS encoding PHP domain-containing protein, producing the protein MMLLTDLHIHSNFSDGRHSIHDIVDIYGNAGFDAIAITDHLAETNTLIGKITERLDVTLTKKNFDSYIETIEEERERAWRQYGMIVVTGFEITKNNISPLKSSHIVALDVKEFLSAEDDSAVILKKIRSIGGLGIAAHPLFTRRLEPQTFHLWLRRKELRHYVDAWEIGNGWFFSKHLSKTGLPVIANSDFHYFSQLTSWKTLVDAKKNKDDILDGIRRQKVQFIFYKAEDKMLQPVVSGCAAYYSS